The Esox lucius isolate fEsoLuc1 chromosome 20, fEsoLuc1.pri, whole genome shotgun sequence region GATAAATGGTGCGCAAAACATTCAAGTAATCATGTCAATTTTACATAGTTGTCAGACCAGAGACTATATATTTTTATCTGGTATTGAGAAAGGATTTGTCCGTTTTAGCAGAGAGAAGGTTTGTAATTGTATCTAATTTTACATTTCCATAATTTAGCATTTAGTCTTTTCCAGAGTGAGTTACAgtaagtgaatacattttaagaatgcTAGTTAAAAGAAGCTTCAATTGGCTGGTGACATGGGAGTACTTGGGGAATGCCCCAGACCATTAGATCTTTAATTCTATAGTACGGTGATGTGCATTTCTCCTAACCAGTGAGTAAATTTGCCTGTTCAGTTCCACCAATTTTGCCTTCCTTTAATATGCAGCTCAACCCTAAATTCCACCATGCCCACTCCAAAAATGAATTAAGCGTTAAGTACATTGAGTCCAAACATTGACTCAGCACACATTGACAAAAGGTGTGTAGCTAATAATTCCCTGTGCCACCATGGGTAAATATAGACAAACATTGAAATACAGTCTATGTGATTATACTTCCAGCTAAGCGAAAGACCAACCAGAACTGTGCACATTTAACCCAAGACTCAATATTTGTAATTCATAATCACTTTCAGAGATGCATCCAACCTCAGAAGCTGTCATATCAGGTGTTACACAAAATTGTCAACATTTTAGCTGGTAGGCACAACACCCTAACACTTCATACAGCAAGGCCTCAGCTAAACCAGCAACCATTATAAATACTATCCAGACTAAACTGATTATTAGGATCATAGTTGATTGGGGACATCACACAGTTAGTCCATTGGTGGAAGTGACCCCAATCAAATACAAAAATTCTGTAGATAAAGTAGGTTATTTCCAAGAACATACTGTGATATGAATCTTAGTTTTCATGTCACTAGGCTACTGCATGGAGTGTGAATGAGCATTAACATGTGATGcgtgttggtggggggggggggggggggtcaacaaCAGCTGAGCCAGTTGAACATATATGCAAACAGAATAGAGAAGAAAACCTTCTATGCATCTGCCTTGTTGAAATGATTTTCAGAAACACAATTATTTCAATAGCATATGGCAACGGGTAATATTTCCACTATTTTGGGGGAAATTCatgatacaataaaaaaaatcatgcatCATCATAACAACCGTAACATTGTTATTCTACCTACCATCACAGCCTTCGTATTGCAATTTGACAGCTCCGTCTTTCTGAATCTTAACATCCCGTGGTCCCTCAATTATTTTCGCAGTATCCACTGCTGATATCCCTGCAGAAAAACGCCTGCTTCTATGTCCCTTACACAGGTTTATGCAGCATTGGTAACATACTGCCCAAGCCTGCTCCTCATTTATCGGTTGGCTGTATAGCATTAAAATCTCCTCCAAACTCAGTTCATCTCCACCTCTTTCCTCCATTCCGTCCATTTTTGCAAGTCGGGAATACAGCGGATCTTCTTGCCGGACCACAGCAGGGTCGAGCAGCTCGCCGCTTTCCTCGTCCGCATCTCGCCGCTTGGCCATTCTTTCATTTCATCGGCGAAGACGGGCCCGTGATGACAACAATAAACCTGGAGCCACAGATAAGTAAACGGTCCCGGCAATCTGAAGTCATCGGACAATATGTTGTTGCCTTGGTTTCCTCCGAATAGCAGCACCACCACCAACAATGATGATTCTTTCCCCCGCCTTGACGTGTTTTCTTGTGGGTACCAAACCAGTCATATGACGGTTTGTTTCATGGTCTGAACGCCGGTCATGTTTCGGGTTGACTTCTGAAGAATGCATCATAGTCATGCGCAGCTGAATGACTACTTTCCACTTTCCTTAAGTGTGTAGTATACTGAATATGAATACATGGCAACATGTACGCTACTCATTCATGTGATGATTGTTAGCAGTTGTTtaacaatatcagatttttatGCACATTTCCTTTCATAATGGAATTTGGTGCACATTTCTATCCATACGGAAATCCTAAGATTAATGTTTTAAGGCAGTGATTTCCTACAGGCTGTGTGCATTCCTAATTCTCCCTGAAAGAACATCCGGAGTATGACTCACACATCAAGCCTGTCCTTTCTCTTGCTTACACTCATGCCCAGGCTATTCATTGTAATATGTTGTCAACGTCAGCCAGTACACTGCAACTGTAATTACTGATTTACGAAATGTAACACAAATACTGTTGTGCTCCAAAGTtagcatacccttggagaattggtaatatatgtaccatttgtaaaaaaaacaaacatgagagagcaggcaaaacacgtcttttatttcttatgggattcacattcaactgcaggtcataacagaatggcacaatcataaaacaaaacatggcaacaaagaaaagaatgaaCGGACCCTTGTTAAAAAGTCTGCATgtccttagttcttaatactctGTTTTGCCCCATTTTGCATCAATGTAAGCCTGcaatcttttgtaataattatcccagaattcttgcaggtggtatagttccccattcgtcttggcaaaatgcctccagggcatgcaaagtctttggtcatcttgcatgaaccccatgtttgagatctccccagagtggttcgatgatattaaggtcaggaaattgtgatggccactccagaaccttcaactttttctgctgtaaccactggagggtcaacttggccttgtacctagggtcattgtcatgctgggaaGTCCAAGAGCATTCCATCTGCAGTTTTcgtacagaagaatgcaaattgtccgccagtattttctgataacatcctgcattcatcttgccatcaaatttcacaagattccctgtgcctttagaaattcacctttaactggcattttcacctgtctgtcaccttgtgtctgtaacGAGGCCAAGGTATGGaaacttctgagcacaactgtacaccCTCTCTACATCAGCATCGGGCCAACACCCCAGGGAAAGCCACCAAGCCCGGGCCTGCCAAACGGAGCCCTCGAATGCCGCTCAGCTGACATCTCTTGATGCTGCACACCTGCTCCCAAAGGAACCCCAGGGAAGCAACTCCAGGCAGCTCGGATTGGAAGACCAACGATGAGTTGGATGTTGTTTTATTCATCAGTGTCACTGAGTTTCTACCACAATTCCTTTCTTTTCTGTGTCTTTTCCCCttacacaacacagacaaatcACAAACTACTTCCTTCATATATACCGTTTATCCATTTGTTATACACAATGCTTACATTCATATCTCTTATAACATCAAATAGAAACAACATACCAATATAGCATCTTGAACACTTACCAGATGTGCTTGGATGTGCAGGTAAAATACCAAATTGCTTCTATGAGGGGGACCCCTCAATTATATAACTATCAATATGAATAACACAGATGTGGAATGATTGAACATGTATTAATGTTTAATAAATCAAGGTCATAAATATTTATTGATCTCAGTCATTTCTGCACGTTTTAATACAGAGTACTATGAttaagcagtttaaaaaaaaatctgtaaacacacacagaaaattaAAATCAGGTCTGGAAAATCAAGTAATTGTATGTCCTCATTTGTACAAATGGCGGTATCACATTAAGTGCTTTAATCCACAGGGAATGAGCATGCACAGGACAACACAGGAGCAAAACAGAGGATTGGCAGATAGGAGAGGAATTAACAACACAAGTTAAAACACACTCAACATAAAGACAAAACATCAGAGGACAGCATAGGTTAGGTAGCTACAGTGAATCTATTTGAAGTCCAGCAGGTTGCAGTCTATCTTGTAGTAGACATAAGGGTAGTACTCCTGTTGACTCAGGTTCAGACCAGGGATATCCATGGCAGACTACATGatgatgagaaagagagacaccaTTATCTTATACAGTAAATAACCACTCACACAAAAGGGATAATGTGACTGTCTAACGGGTCTGCTGAAACACAAGTCAAACTTCATTGCCAATGTACTGTCCTATTCtattttccttaaaaaaaaaaaaaaagtataaaaaagaacagaacagatttatttttctcccaaTTTCATGATATTCCCATTTGTAGTCACAAAACTCTTCTCGTTGCAGAAATACCCTCAGGAGGATGCTCTGGAGATAACACGATCAAAACATGCTCCAACATGACGCATCACTCACTTCACCAGAAAGTGTTTTTGAATTACTCTCGTTAGACATTTGACCTCAGTTACTTTGCAGGTGCCCAACCCAACACAAGGAGCCGCTATAGTGCATGAAAGCCCCACAGGGCTTTCCACCATTTGATGCCCATTGGAACTCAGACTTTGACACAACCTAGATTTGAATCAGccttcaaaaaaataaaacatcctcCCCACAGTAAAAAATAGAGAAGTGCTGAGGTGTAGTGGCACTTCTGCTAAATGCCTTAGCCAGCTGCACCACTTATACTATAGATTTGAACATACATTCTTTGAAAATAACAGGTATGTTTATGGGTCTAGTTACGCACATCGATAATGGCTGCAGCGCTGCTGTCCAAGTGTTTGTAAAGATCATTGAGAACCTCCCTTAGTTTCTTCATGTTCTTCTTGTTGGGCTGGAGCAGCATGGCTTGGAAGTTCACCGGCAGCCCGTATCTGTAAGAAACGGGGCAAAGTAGTTTTAAATACAGTGTTTTATAGTGAGtttggaaaaaagaaagaaaaccaaacaaatgTCTGAGGAGGTCAGAAACAAGATTGTAGCCAAGCATGGAAAATCTGAGGGCTAGACCTTGATTTTCCTGTTTCAACCATCCTTAATGTTATCACGAGTTTTAAAGCACACCATAAtttctgtttacagaaaacaaaaaaagaagaggTTCCAGGATATTTTGAGTTTATGTCCCTGCCTCTACCACTGGGTCCCTTGAATGTGTGCACGGCATCAAGAAATCAGGAGAATCCCAAGACTTTTTGGACAGCAGTATCGAATCCAGTGTCAGAAAGCTCAGTCTTTGTGAAAGGCTATGGTTCTCCCAGCAGGACAAGGTGCGCAAAAAGCACCCAGGAATGGTTCAACACAAAACGCTCAATCTAAATCTGACTGGCCACTAAATCATATTGAAAACCAGTGGAACgatctgaaaacagcagttgggAGGCACCCTTCAAATCTGGGAGACGTCGAGCAGTTTGAATGAGAAGACTTGGCCAAATCTTAAGTACAGAGGTATAGACGTTCATCCTCTGTACTTGATTATAGGAAGCACTTCATTACAGTAATCTTGGCCAAAGGCTgtgctaccaaatattgagtatAAGGTGTAAATAACTTCCAGTCATTTTTGTTAATTTCTTGATATAAAAGGATACATTAGGTTCGGAATCAAAACCAAATGTTCTGTAATATTAACAGTGAAACAAAGAATTGTGGAGACAAGCCTTGTAGTACTTAGAAAAATTGTGGAGACAAGAGTTGTAATACTTGAAAGAATTGTGGAGACAAGTGTTGTAGTACTTGAAAGAATTGCGGAGACAAGCGTTGTAGTACTTGAATCCAGGCAACACTTGGTCCAAAACACAGATCATGTTACCAAGCAGACGCACCACTCATGGCGTGCTCACAGTCATCATCAGTTACTGAGCTGCGGCAGACAGGTGGGCAGGTTCCCATCAATTATGACCATTAGGACAATGGAGGAATAATCTTAACATTCACAAAAGTGTCAAAAGAGCAAAGAGCAGTTGTACCCATGTTGAAAGAACCCAGAATCATTTCTTCTGCTTTCAAAAGTTTTACGTGGTGCAAAGATATTTGGACAATGACAGCTATATCTAAATTACAATAAGAATTCCCTGCCATATGTTTTTAGGACTGCAGTTCAGGCCAGCCTCCAGTGCCGTCATTAAGGTCTATTATTATATTACTGTTCTTCATTGAACTTAGTGTACATGATGTTACTTAATGTTATATATCATGAAAAATAGCATACTATGTACATAGAATTTATTCTCCAGGTGGAAACCAGGTTAAatgaaaccagaaaaaaataaaaacaggcatgcctagttcagccggcctgtgattagaaaggatgaatgttgttgtcccggGCTGGTTTTGATCCGGGGTTCCAGACTGTATCCTTAACCATTGTGCTATTCAATGCAACTtctacctcagccattacatttttgctgtaaAAAACCTggacaacagaacgtttattaacggACCtaaagtgtacttttgtacaaagattactgtagctGGTCATCCATACAGTAACAGGTCCATACAATAGGTGAAGATATCTGActattttgtcaagtgaaaatagagaattgtggaaacccctcctcttttattgtgcaaggggttgtgatctataggcTGTTAcctcaaaaagcatgcatggacacatacttcgaaaatccaccagaaatagttgcaatataaccaggcttactataacgtagctattgaaggttatagccagctaagtttttgcctatcctaaacaaatcctaacGCAGAATGTCTGGGGCGAGACTCCAACACCGGTCACCGACTTCAAAAACCCAATAAGTGGATCAGTGTTATTATTAAAGCATGCTTACCTTAAAACAGACTCCACAAAGACCCTCAGACCCTTAATGTGAATCCATGCGATGAAGGCCTCACTGAAGTTAACTTTCAGCCATCGCACCAGTGGCCCCTGACAGAAGGATCATAACAGTTAGGAATAAAGGGTCCATCTTCCCAACTGTGTAGATAGCACTGTCTAATAGTTTCACACACTCAGCCCACCCAAGAATGACTGAAGGGATGTTGAAACTCcaaataaactcaatttatgtCACAGTGTATGcaacaaatgtttcattttagtGTTAGAGTGTAATGTTTCAGTCTCAAATACCTTGATCAGACTCAAACCTCATCATTTCCTGGCATATGACTTACAAACTGCTTTTTCTTGTCTGTGGAGAGCCTTGTCATCTCCTCTTTGTCTGCGTTCATCTCTTGCTCATTGTACTGGAAATCCCTGACTGTGAACCTACAAGAAACAGCTAATTACATAGGGAGAAGAATGACACGTTTGCTTATAAACATGGGTGAAGTTAAAGGAGAGGGAGGTTTGGACGCAGGTTTCCTTTCGCAAGGGAGCAAATTATGTTTTCTTCCTTCACGCAATGAAAATTGCAATTATTAACCCATGATTATTCATCATcctacaaataaaacacaatattacAAACATTCATTAGAGAATCTTACATCTGGTTAAGACCATTCAAACGGATTTCGTTTCATGAAGAGAAAGTAAATGGTATTTCAGGacatcattttcaaaggagGTAAACCAAACTTTCAAAGGAGGTAAACCAAACAGCAAGGGACATTTTGCCAAAGGCCTTGAAGAGAATTGGATTTTTGGTGTAGTTATGAATTAACAGGACCAGACCCGAGCCGTGGTGCGTGGGTCTCTGTGTCTTACTTATTCTCCCGAGCCTTGTGTCGGAAGTCATCAATAGCCTTCCTGAAAAGGGTGACACTGAACAGACCACTGTCATTGTCCTCGAAGAGCAGGCTGCAAAAGTAAGAAAGCAGAACCCAGATTGGCAAGATTGATTAACAGCAAAAGATTTGAGATATATTCATTAAATAGTAAGTCCACTGCCGCAGTGAATTAACATGGTTTTTATTTGCCATAGACCTACTTTGTAGATCGAGGCACCACCATTTCAGCCAGCGTTTCATAGGTCTTCTGCCAGTCTGCATAACTTGTCCTAGACGGATCAGAAACTGTTAGATAGTGAACAGCCGCATTGGAAACAAATAAGTATGAGAAGGCTGTGATCTGGGCCAAAGTTGCACCCACTTTGGTACAACCACTAGCATAGTGATCAGATACTCAGAGTCCAGCACAAAGTCCTCCTTCTTGACAATGTCAGCTAGACTCCTGGTTAACAGGCTCCCCCTACAGACACAGGGTGGAATTGCAATACataataatgataatgtaaAGTAAGGTTGCAAGAAACAGAAGAAAGCAAAAATACACTGGTTCAGATATCACTTTCACTTAAGGCACTGATAACAGATGAGAAAAGCTTAGTGGTGCCTTCCCGCAAGACACTTGACTCACGCGTTCTTCCTCTCCAAATTCTGCAGGTTGCCCTTCAGGTTGTTGTAAGAGGATGCTCTggccttcaggtcattgtcaatCTGGGTTACTTGCTGTAGAGAGCAAGAGGTCACGACCCATGTAAGAACTGCACACAGCGTGCAAGAACACATTTACTCGAGCCGATTTATACTTGTACCAGTTAAATACCTATTACATGTTGACAGGTATTCATTGCTATGCGATATCAATGACTACTCATTGTTTAAGGAATATGGTTCTGTCTAGCTAATTATCAACAAAACTAAGCGAGAAGAGTTACCTTGGATATTATTTCAGAGATGTTCTTTAATGATTGTTTGATAGGGTACTTGGCCATGTCCCACTGAAACCGTGTGATGTATGTCACCAGATCCACTGGAGAAGGAAATCAGTCATTAATATTCAAGGAAGGGGCTGAAGGGATGTCATAACATAACAATCAATGGCTTCAAGGGTCATTGGCCAAGATCTGATCAAGAATTTCTAAATGTGCTGGGATAATGGGATTGTTGAGAATTAAGAACCAGCTAAAAGTATATTTGTAGCGGCAAACTTGCTGGATTCATTGCTTTCAGAAGTCTTGTATGTGATGATAACTAGcctaaatacaaatatttcattgttttcaaatgGGTATCTCGTATACTTGTATGTGACAGTAACCGCCTCCATTGTTTTTAGAAGACTAACTTCTATGTGATAAGTACCCCCATTGGCTAGTAGATTCTCCTGGACTTTGTCTCGGCTGTCCTCCAACACATCGGCCATGTACTGAGCCACCTTCTTCACCACACTGTGAAGAGCAAGGAGACATTCACAAAGTCTGGACGCAACCAGAAAACCCTCACATCCTTATATCAAGAAGTTCAGACACTGCCGTAAGGGTCATCCAAAATTATACCATGACTTCATATGGCACTGTGCCCCCCAATGCATCTGTTCTACAGcagaaatgtatgcattttgttcacCGAAAAGCTATGTTGTTATGTCAACCAACTATTTATGCTTCACAAACATTGACTGTAACCAAGTTGTTTAGCACTGATTGTACAGGACTACACTGGCCCAGAATATTGTGTATAGTCCAAATCCTAGAAATGCTTACATTCTTACAAACTGTGTGATTAGTGGTTGAGGGAAGAAACATAACTGAAAAACAACCAGGTATTGCAAACTTCCAtggaataaaattatatttaaggTCAATAaggcttaaaacatttttactctCAGAAACCGTTAAAATCGCTGACCAAAACTCTGATGAAACTCTTCTATTCCA contains the following coding sequences:
- the atp6v1c1a gene encoding V-type proton ATPase subunit C 1-A isoform X2 produces the protein MVKQNGFTYMMCGEEGGSVHGRCVGGQPRQSPGESTSQWGYLSHRMDLVTYITRFQWDMAKYPIKQSLKNISEIISKQVTQIDNDLKARASSYNNLKGNLQNLERKNAGSLLTRSLADIVKKEDFVLDSEYLITMLVVVPKTSYADWQKTYETLAEMVVPRSTNLLFEDNDSGLFSVTLFRKAIDDFRHKARENKFTVRDFQYNEQEMNADKEEMTRLSTDKKKQFGPLVRWLKVNFSEAFIAWIHIKGLRVFVESVLRYGLPVNFQAMLLQPNKKNMKKLREVLNDLYKHLDSSAAAIIDSAMDIPGLNLSQQEYYPYVYYKIDCNLLDFK
- the atp6v1c1a gene encoding V-type proton ATPase subunit C 1-A isoform X1, translated to MTEFWLISAPGEKTCQQTWDQMMVATTRTNNLSTNNKFNIPDLKVGTLDVLVGLSDDLAKLDSFTEGVVKKVAQYMADVLEDSRDKVQENLLANGVDLVTYITRFQWDMAKYPIKQSLKNISEIISKQVTQIDNDLKARASSYNNLKGNLQNLERKNAGSLLTRSLADIVKKEDFVLDSEYLITMLVVVPKTSYADWQKTYETLAEMVVPRSTNLLFEDNDSGLFSVTLFRKAIDDFRHKARENKFTVRDFQYNEQEMNADKEEMTRLSTDKKKQFGPLVRWLKVNFSEAFIAWIHIKGLRVFVESVLRYGLPVNFQAMLLQPNKKNMKKLREVLNDLYKHLDSSAAAIIDSAMDIPGLNLSQQEYYPYVYYKIDCNLLDFK
- the atp6v1c1a gene encoding V-type proton ATPase subunit C 1-A isoform X3 encodes the protein MADVLEDSRDKVQENLLANGVDLVTYITRFQWDMAKYPIKQSLKNISEIISKQVTQIDNDLKARASSYNNLKGNLQNLERKNAGSLLTRSLADIVKKEDFVLDSEYLITMLVVVPKTSYADWQKTYETLAEMVVPRSTNLLFEDNDSGLFSVTLFRKAIDDFRHKARENKFTVRDFQYNEQEMNADKEEMTRLSTDKKKQFGPLVRWLKVNFSEAFIAWIHIKGLRVFVESVLRYGLPVNFQAMLLQPNKKNMKKLREVLNDLYKHLDSSAAAIIDSAMDIPGLNLSQQEYYPYVYYKIDCNLLDFK